The segment CCAATCCAGGtcggacaaaaaaaattaaagatcagTTGATGAAAAAGCTAATTTGTAgtagattatatttaactaaatgaaaactgtataatgaaataatactgGCAGTATGTCCCAAGAATTTCGAGTAGGTTTAAAATCCAGAAAAATCTTGGGAAAACAGGATCCCAGAAGAAAAACTTCGGTAAATCATTATTACAATTTGCAGTTAAATAACAAATCTTCATGAAATctgttcaatttatattatacagaGTATAACAAGGAAATCCCACGCTTTTGATTcatctacataatttaaattaacaaaaaattatcatttctcagttttattttaaaaaaaaaactgagcagCAGATACAGTCATTAAGAATGTAGCCTTTGCTGACCTCAACAACACTAATTTTGGGCCCTGAACCATAAATAGGCCCTGAAAACTAAATTCCGTTCTAAAGTCTTGCATTTCAGGAAGATGGAGTCGATATTGAATTTCTTGGTGGTGTGAGGACTTCTGTTGACATATGACTCCAGGTAATTCCTTATAAAATCCATCAGAATCAGATGAGGGAAGCTAGGATGCCAAATATCCTTGGACACCCATTGTGGCAATGCTCCTGTTTTTTGTTACACTCTGTatattttaccttatttaaaacaaaaatgtttgtgaaaaagcaatttataattcataacaAATCTTCATacgacaaataaaataaatccaattagatatttcttttaaaacacacattctatcattttaattaattattaccaaACAAATCAGCATTGATGATTAACACTTATTTTTACCTGCTTACTGTcctccatttatttattgtctatatactaaaatactggtatcattaattttttttattggaactatttttgaaaaaatctaaaaatgttttgttttttttaaatttgaaaaattaaattttttggaaaaaagttcaaaaattcaatttccattattaatttttaatatacaatttggcatttaaaattatttaaaaaaataaacatctattcacaacaaattaaattttttgccaatgattaaattttaaaaatccattcacgaaaaaataatttttttggaaaaatttataaatagtccCATCACCACTTATTATAGGTATACTTAATTTTcacagtatatatatttattaacggGCTCCCTTTGTTTCACAATATCCcgtaatttttaaatgtgttttcgTGATCCCGATTCCTGGAATTGACAAACCCTAGTAATCATATTTTAGATATGTATACTAACAATTGATCCTAAGATCAATCATTTATCAAGTTATAACATTACTTCTTTTTTCcaaagacaattaaaaaaaaaacattatcggagaagttgtactttttatatacatacaatgatTAAACTTCGGTAGTTAGGTATGACTTTAATacctagatatatttttttttatctataattaaattgtCATTGAGggctaattattttatacaaaaagatgccAAATTTTATGTTCAACATATTCTTTATGGTTGTGGatcattagttttttaaataattaattatgggcGATTctgcaaaggtcttaaaaatgttggtttttatgaaataaatccGATTTttagggcgtccgcagggtactatatatatatttttttttggggggcggctttttttctagaaaaaaatttaaaaaattcaatttcaaatattaaaaattttgaaaaaaattaaaatattaactttatcgaaaaaaatttatagctaatcacaaaatatttaattttttggaaaacaattttaaaaatccacagctattctcaaaaacttaattttttggaaaaaatttgaaaaatcaatagttattcacaaaaaaataaatttttgggaaaaaaatttgaaaaatccaattaaatttcaaatattcaattttcttgtaaaaagcaaaaattcctttattttttttttttttttttttggggggtctcTAGAATTACTTTCTGTGGAGTTATTGACGTACAATactaatttcaatttatgtaaatgataagaaaaaatgatgtttatcctatattagaaattgaagcaaattAACTGCTTATTATAAATAGAACCAATAAATACTCAGATTctaaattgtaattagtttagttttatactatatatattatcaatccattttttggctATATGTATTTTCGACAGCATACGTACTTTCCTCACTATGTAATAGTTACTGActgtattttcaagaaattttttcCATCTGGAATTAATCCACCCAAAccttgttataattattatagcctgatttttacacattttaaaaaaggaagtttagCTACCGCACCCTGTATGATGCAGGGTTTGAatagacatttttaattaatatacttaaaaaatatatttcaaagaaaacaaaatggaCAGGCAAACCAACCAACATTTAtagccatttttaatttttcgttttaaatcataaaataacgaATCCATGGCTTGTAAGGATATACGAAGAGTTTTTCTTTGCAtggtttctttttgattttattattacttgtactaaaagaaacaatttgaaaataaaaaaatatatacgttgGAACTCTGTCCAATATTTTTAACCTTCTAACCCGAATATccgttttatttttgaggaaattgttttataaataacattgttACATTGGTGTAGTAAATAGGTGAGGTCTCCTATAATATGTATAGACggtttacttaaaatataatgtgtCATGTCTAGAGGGATATTAAGTGAATTCAATCTTATGATTAGATCTTAAAAGCTGCTTATTTATAATGaagtgtatattttattagaatgaaTGAAGATATCTATTGATTGTTTCTTCATCAGCAGTGAGTAACTATTAAGTCGTTTCATCAAATACGGCTAACTTTGATCATTACGCCTCTTTCCCCTTTATTTGTTAGTGGACCGAAGTGCAACATAGGTActgaatacttttataaaatagctATCAATCATCAAACTCAAAATTCTATTGCAGTATTTGGAATTCatcaaaagaaagaaatgatCAAGTCTACTCTAATGGGACTTAATTATgtcattgttaaaaataaaaaaaatcaagacttGAAATTACGTCAGAAACACTCACGGTAAAAATACGCTCAGAATGAGACTTTCAGTTGAAGATCTCGGATCTTCTTCGGGCGGGAATAACTCCCAAAGAGATTTCTACCAAGTTCATGGTGTCCAAAATTTTCACCAAGCAGCAGCTCTCCAGCAACCATAATAAAAAGGAAGCTCTCAGATGCAAAACTGGTAGTGGAGgtcagaaaaaaagttattgcccAAGTTGATTTGGGTCCCTGCACCTCTAATGGAGCCTGACTGACTTTACGTTTTGGGTTCACTTGGACTCAAGGACCTATACCATCCACCGTCGAATATATCCAGCCTGATCACCTTTGTTGATGTGTACATGGTCAAAGAGACCATCTGCAACATGTGTTTATCCTTTAGGCAACGGCTCAAGGCCATCTTCGCCGCCAAGGGTGACGGCATGGAGAAGTAATTGTTTTCAGGGAGCGTTTGAAGAACattgaaagtataaaaaaaaatattctttttcgtTTTAGAGGAGTGGTACTTAAATCTTCTTACCTCCCTTAATTTTCAGAATGTCAATAAAATAGTATTCCATGATATGGCTTAGAGCAGAGAATAGGGATCAACAACTTTTCAGAATGAAGGGTCAAATGAGCTATGTATTACTTTGTAGAAGactatgttatttaaaatatatatataatgaagattAGTGTTGTTCGGTTTAAACACTATATAGTTGTACTGGGGTACTGATGCACTTAAAATGGTACTATGTATAAGTGTACCAAACTGCAGCATGTACTTACTTCTCCCCTACGTCCCCGAAAAAATGGCCTGCCGATGACGATATCACttgaatttttgacaaaatccTGAAAGAATATTATccgagatatatattatatatgtaaaacaagaattaaaattaaactgtacaaaaaacaaattatcaagATCATAAGTTAGCCCCGCCACTCAAGCCAAAATTCTGTCGGCGGTCCCTATAAATACATGATAATTGCCTTTAACGACGTTTTTGTTTTGCATTTTTAGTCGTAAAAGTATcgaaaaataccaaaatactCATACCTATATTACTACAGAAACTGGGTcgaaaatattagtgttggtacatttaaataaacactatatatgtataataaaaagacaattttataaaaataaaaaacaagatggacttttttttaaaaaagacgattttgaaaatagaaagtACTATTATCTTTTAAACAACGTCTttaattgaaacttgtacaattaattaaaaaatgcttaatctcatctagaaaaataaataaaaatgtattttgtcaaatattccTTAACATTTGATTACAAAAAGATAACccgaatatatatgtacaaaaaagcgtttcctaaaataaaatgtcaagaaaatatttgctaaaaaaatctAGCCACTAATATTGGGGAAAATTTGAATGcccccttaaaaatatattcatcccCATGACCTATGCTGGGCGTCCACATTGGGGGGGGGCGATAGCACCGAAAAATTACAACCTCTTGTATATTTTGtgctgaattaaaaaaaaaaaaaaaaatgagctagCCCTCGCCCCTCCccgaaggaaaaaaaaagtcctatAGACTATGGGTCTTAAAATTCAAGAATTATGAGTAAATCCTAAAGAATGATTCAAGCTTTAAGACTATTTCTTTTGTGTAAGCACATGACGTCTGAAGAGAGAATACCTGTTTTTATCTtcaatagaaagaaaaaaaattctttatgtCAATCATAAAGGAACCGTGAGAAGGAATTCCATGATGGTTTCTCACCTCCATTCCACctgaaagaaacccatttatgtaaattattgttttttgcaATGTTCTTTTAGGTCTGGCTGCATCAACTTGGCATTATGATGTCACTTAAATTGAAGTCGAAATGATGCAACTGGACTTAATGGAATCATTTTAATCTCTATACAAAATAGTGAATCACTCTGGggctttattttattcttatgaaaATTTTGAGAGTTAAACTTTTTTGCAAGAGTTTAAAATTGAACGCATAACCATGTTTTTAGTACAGAAAAGggataaaaaagaagtaaattctATATTGGTAGGGTGTTGGCAAGGTGTAGCTGAAGGAGCTGTAGCTCACCCcacctccaaattaaggaactgttgttttttaatatattttttttcttcattcggggaaattatgcagcagaacaaaaatttaaatttttaaaatttttcaaaataaaattaattttttgtgaatagctatggatattcatatttttcctttttttcagaaaatattaatttgtggatttttttcctaacaaaaatccaaatataatcTACGGACGCCTCTGATTGGTAACGATAcaaattaatcatttcattGGCGGGGGTTACAGACcttgtagaagcccttgtcaAGCATGAAAGCGATCCCacttttagataaaattaatcataaaattttctaCAAGTAGTTATGAGATTTTATTGCGTAGTAGACAGTAATAACTCTCTTTGTCAGTCaagacttttattattttgtattcatgATGTATGTAAGTATCTACGAAGTCATTTGGGAAATCAATTTGCATTTCAAAGCTGAAAATTCTTGGCATACTTTGAAAGATATCATATGGTATAGAAGTAGGGTTTGAATTACTCAAAATACATGTATTTTCCCATGAAAATTCCTTCAATAAATGTTATGTGATGCGTCTCAAATTACACtggtgaagaagaaaaatcgtTACAGAGTTAATAAAAGTCGTTAAAATGGCGGTTATTTAAGTTTCTCAAACCTCTAGtacaattatatatcattatatgaGAATTAAGATTCCCAAGGTGTGAATCGTTTGTAATAACccttaaatatcaattactcTTTATCTGTATACTCTTCCATCATTTTCTAGATACAGCCTAAGCATGAACCTAATAGCtaggaaaatatatgttatgtattgttaaaagaaataaacagcAAATCAAGATTATCACATCAGTTTATTatggattaataaaaaaagtcaaaacaaTAACAATGGATTCACAAAACGTGGGAAGACAACCGATAACAATATCACAGATAGCATATAAAACAGGGACAGTTCGCCTAAAAGGGCCTCCAAACATTTTCAGTCTTGATGGATTTTTTAGGTTCAGGAGGAGGTGTAATGGAACCTGAGCTCACATAGCCTAAGTCAGAAGGTGAAACCGAGGATGAGGATTCGTTGAGGGATGAAGTGGAGACACTGAGAGGTTTGGTTAAGTTATTACCAAGATGTGACATGAGTTCGGAGCCAAAGTGTACATTAATCCCAGGTATGGAGGAAAGGTATTGTGAGACTTCACTTGCACATGCCGTATAGCCAGCGATATAACGATCTGAAGGACTGTTCTTTGATATAACTTCTTGGTTCTTGAGTTTTCGTAAATGTCTAACAGTGAGTTCAAGTATGTCGGCCTTTTCTAACTTTGTAATGGATTCTTCCCCTTGTGTTTGAAGAGCCTCAATCATGAGTTCCTTGAGTTCATCAAGACACTTGTTAATACGTGCACGACGTTTGCGTTCGAGAAGAGGCTTCATCACCTTGCGGTACTGATGAGTTTTGGACATAGATGTCTCGTGGTACATGAAAGACATGCCGATGTTTTCACGTCAAACTAAAGTCGTCAAATGAACTTTTTAGATACTACTGCGAAAGAAGATATTAAGGGAATGGaaaggaagtttttttatgGTTACTACTCACTGTTCATGTGAACACGCgctccttcttctttttcagaAACTTAAGTGTGCGGGTCACAATAAcgatatttttcttccttattttttttacgttgAACCGTGAGAACTCTTTTCAAATTACTATCTCACAGAATTTATTAAGTAGCACCTGCTGCTATTACCACGAGCAGGTATTTTTCTGcctaatgaaaataaaatctgTTGAATGTACGTCATTAAAGATTGTCATTGCATAACCCTTAAGGATATCTTTTAAATCCTTTGATTTGAGACTGCAATTTGCTGATCAAGAATTCATTTGTctgtataattttgatatatgcTCTACCATTTAGAATCAAATTTGAACCATAAGAGCGGAAAAAAACAATGTTCCATTAATCATATTAGatccgtcaaaaaaaaaaaaaaaataataattgcatttaaattcgataacaaatgaatttataaaatatattgaagtttGTTTTAACTGTAAAAGTATATGACATCGACAGTAAATAAATGCTCTCCACGCTCACACCTATGTACGTAGCATCAGTTTACAGTTACTCATCaaattttcagccatttttggACGGTAGTTCTTGGGGTGAGTGTTTTTGTGGGAAAACATTCTGAATTTCTACATAGTCTCCTTATACTCTACACACCTATCCCAGCGGGCGGTGCTTCCATCTCTGTAACCTGTACAGTCTATAACTTCGGTGGAataagtgtgtagagttacaattAGACtatgttggagaaaaaaaatcagatttttttttccacatcaactcactcaaacgactgttacctAAAAATTGCGTTTCAAAAATGGTTGAAACTTTGTTGAATAACTTTCAAAAGATGATAAATAGCTGTGACTAACTTTTATATCCGAGTGCTGCCATATTCACGTTGAGTTAGGAAACTTTTCAGTGCACCATCGTATATAAATGATATCGGGAGAAGAGTTGCTCTGACAAAAGTATCATTTATATACACACATAGACGTGTATTGTACACGTATGATGATGTGGTAATCCGCTTTAAGAACTAAACAACTTGTCGTTCAAAGTCTCCcagagtcatttttattatCACGAACAGTATACAGCGTATCAAGAACGTCCGCatgatttcattcattttttttaggggaGGGGGTCAGGGGATGAGGGAGGatcgtttatttttgaaaatattttaaagtaaaacttttttgcacCGAGCCTGAATTGATCAAAGTAGGTATGCTACAAAAGAGGGAAGGCTCTAATCTTTTTTGCTCCCCCATGTTTAAGTTGCTTGAACAGCTGATCGATAAAAGGTTTCGTGACGCATAAAGcgccataaatatgtacatcttttaaatcataaatttgataactatttattttaaacatcacaaaaaatttaacttaaaaatgttCTAGAGGGCTTAAACTATATTGGgattgtaaaaattcaaaaaaagtcgCAATACACAGCTTCATTTAATGCAAATGCAGCGCAACACCGGAcctgttttatattatataatcacatattttgTGGACAAGGGGTCAAGAGGCGATGGTTCCCAACTTTTGAGAATTTGCAGGTATCTTATAgcagtacataaaatatatcttttttgtaacatttatttACCTTCCTCACATTTAGAAACACTATAATCTCAACCAATTTTTTGTCTATGTACGTTCTATGAGTAGGATATAGACCATATCCGTTTTTTGAGACACTGGCAAGCcctccaaaaaacaaataaatcaatatcaaCATCGCATTTCttcctttacaaaaaaagaaaaagaataaaaattgtcttgtatttatttaaaataaaaagaataaaggtTGTAAAAAACTAAActcttctttattaaaaaaaaatagtaaattaccATGTTAAAGATCTGCTGTAATGTACCTATAAGTTTTGAAACTTTGACCAAGACGGATTTTTTTGCCGGTTCCGTCTTTAGCGAATTTTTCTCCACTGATTTAGACCGATATTTTTGTgcatgtaatttatatttatttatgttacccTGATTAGATGGGTGGAATGATTATCCCGGCTTTctttttgtcttgttttgttAATTGTACTTAGTAGTATACTTTTTATTCGTACGCAATCATTTTATCCTTTAAGTACTGAATTGATTTTATCTTGAGAATAAATCCTACTTTTATTTACTCATTCACGACTCCCGATTTATTACTAAATTGTCAATGAGCTATATTACGTTCCACCTTAATACGTAACACTCCAGACCACGATATCAGACCGacgaccgaaatttaatcgtttccAAATTGATGACCTATTTTTtgggtctcaatctatggaccaattGTCTCCCCTATCCTagtttatgagttgtacaaatataattaattcaacgAATTGACTTTATCAGCAATAAGTTCCGTGTCAAATTTTGGAAAAGGTAAGATTTTTAACACAagttggaaataaataatatttcttgtggggaattttttttatcaaaaaaaagaagaaggttaTTGTCAAACTAGgcttttcttaaattttatttctgaaagTTGGCGTCCCAAAAAATCCCCCATTCCCGAAAGATTAATCCAATTAACGTACCCAGGGggttatttacatttattaaaataaattattaatattgtaaatatatttattaaaggtaaatatttgtatattgcaagtataataatatatcaactttGAAGGATGCAGAATTCTAGAAACAATTTATGAATatctaaatgataaataaatattgattatttagcGTTTCCCATTAAAGAGATTAATTCTAATAATGATACGAgtgaataaataacaatataacatatatactgcacaaaatatatatttgctttaatGTCACGCGTTCGTtacaacttttctttaaatctctatttacaattttaatttattcccaTGCGAAAATTCTTGGTAATAATCGTATCTatcatatacatagtatataatCCATAATTACGTCACAGCGAATTTAGTTGATAATCAAGAGCCATcagtaaatacaaatatatatatttttctagtaCCTGTGAGGAAAAGTAAAACAAACCAATATATGTCgaattaaataagtttaataatgtatttatttctgttcTTGTTCGACCTTTTAtagtaattctttttatatatacagtactTTAAAATCTTCCCGTCTGAATAATAAAAgggtttatttaataaagaaaaacgaaGGAAGGAAGACAATATTTGATGATGGAGCTTGTTTGCTACACTTTTAAtcggtcagatggagttgcactgattaagtattggtaaacattatagtttttcatttacttcatctgacctaggaatctactttgaagtccatatacataaagtatatttccttctctacaAAGATCGGACGTGATCATATAAAGtaggcgtccgcagggggtgaactagaggggctgtatccccctTGAATATGCAAATATCccaaaaaagggaaattttcgtagaaaaaaaaattccaaataccaagcaccccctcaaaaaaaaaacttaatttttttgtcttaaataaaTCAGAAAGAAGTATCCttcaatttaatcaaaaattaatcagtGACAGGTATAACCAATATCTTATTACACATAAAATTGGATAGGATATATGAGATATTGAAaaaggatatataaatatattatataacaaaatgtcACACTTAATggtttttattgatatactGCTTACAAATGTTAACAAATCTCTTTGCGATATTgcataaattaaatagtaatagattggtagaatttatttttaatggctttGATAATAAAACCAGTGGTTCAAATTAACCTTGAGTTTTTTCAAAAGTcttaaatagaattaattaaattaaatttaaatcacaGCACTTTCATCGTCTCAGcaataaaaattcttcatttgaagttatttatcttattttatggTTGCTCAAAtggaattatatacataattatgtatgcAATATACATTTATGCATGCTATTTATAACACTAATGACTTCTTCTCTGTCAGGATACAACCATCAAAgcttaaaatataactaaaatattgtttagaGCAATGGTTACCAACCTTTTCATCAATGcagagtagtgttgtgtcggtccttatttagaatcGAGGACTGCAGTCCAGTCCATTCCACTCCCATCTAGTCCAGttccacttgtcggtccttaaagaaagtaaaatgaaTCCCTCATGACGTCAATGAGAGtctttttcctccttttaattattcccttatataataataaattatataaccaagtaataatataatatgttcgtattatattgtattacaatgaaaaatatataattttttgcaagatatgtacaataattttaaaacatacttaatatatcttatttggcttaataaaccatcgatatttttatgaaaaatttcaaggaccgacagttaagCACCAGTTCCCATAGGAACCAGTGGTCGTAAGGACCGGTCTCAAGGACCGAGGGTCTAAAGCAATGGTCTCAAAGACTGGAccggactgaataaataaagaccgacCCAACACTACTGCGGAggcatatatcttattttagtATCTTGCGGCATATAAAATACgctcaacaaaatttattacttactaaattacttatttagtaTAGAAGATAACCTCTCAAGACATAc is part of the Lepeophtheirus salmonis chromosome 7, UVic_Lsal_1.4, whole genome shotgun sequence genome and harbors:
- the LOC121121875 gene encoding enhancer of split mbeta protein encodes the protein MSFMYHETSMSKTHQYRKVMKPLLERKRRARINKCLDELKELMIEALQTQGEESITKLEKADILELTVRHLRKLKNQEVISKNSPSDRYIAGYTACASEVSQYLSSIPGINVHFGSELMSHLGNNLTKPLSVSTSSLNESSSSVSPSDLGYVSSGSITPPPEPKKSIKTENVWRPF